One part of the Cellvibrionales bacterium genome encodes these proteins:
- a CDS encoding YceI family protein, which yields MNKKTFWASSVLVSAFMAAALPAHADDYKIDETHSFVQFRTQHIGFSWLYGRFSVIGGSFTYDAAQPEKNSIAITVDVDSIDTNHDLRDDHLQEKYLHTDKTPKASFKSSAYQGDANSGTVTGELTLNNVSKVVTIPIKKIGEGTDPWGGYRVGFEGTLTIDARDFGYKYELGEKSYVVELQLGVEGARTSGKPAKS from the coding sequence ATGAACAAAAAAACTTTTTGGGCTAGCAGTGTATTGGTTTCTGCTTTTATGGCGGCCGCACTGCCAGCGCACGCCGACGATTACAAAATTGATGAAACGCATAGCTTTGTTCAATTTCGTACGCAACATATTGGTTTCAGCTGGTTGTACGGACGCTTCAGCGTAATAGGCGGCAGTTTTACTTATGATGCCGCACAACCTGAAAAAAACAGTATTGCTATCACGGTGGATGTAGACAGTATCGACACCAATCACGATTTGCGCGATGACCATCTGCAAGAAAAATATTTGCACACCGATAAAACGCCCAAAGCCAGCTTCAAAAGTTCGGCTTACCAAGGCGATGCCAATAGCGGTACGGTGACAGGTGAATTGACGCTGAACAATGTCAGCAAAGTAGTCACGATTCCTATCAAAAAAATTGGCGAAGGCACAGACCCGTGGGGTGGTTACCGCGTGGGTTTTGAAGGTACTCTGACCATAGACGCACGTGACTTTGGCTACAAGTATGAGCTCGGTGAAAAAAGTTATGTGGTGGAATTGCAGTTAGGTGTAGAAGGCGCGCGCACCAGCGGCAAGCCAGCTAAAAGTTAA